A genomic segment from Bacillus cereus G9842 encodes:
- a CDS encoding ATP-binding protein yields MIARMWKSKWQLLILLFSLIVSVYFASLIKEYPEMGISVKKDSNQYVIYDLSKYSWAGKRDFQIGDIIEKIDDESPSKHFTVGSYHSIEQAKKITLNRNGEIKEYEIKYTPYSKQLFYHLFIPVGFYVVCFLMAFYLLMFVPEMNRSTINLVYFLISLGVNFISIMAVERDDIFSFIVASISLVCSFTFFIRFMMLYFLNNQIKFLIPKQSKVLNAISIFLIIVSIFVYIEHNEWANLFTIILSLILFCCTVYLLVRFYFKSKNSSYIKYLKIIIISFFVSATPFVCLYLIPNLYYGEEFISSETTGIFFLFIPVCLFYLVIAGKLFNFRFIIQRLPHYIILSVGINIFLAVLTMVIFEESEASLLEWIKFRIIAIIICICFLYIKDYIDFKLRKSLYHHQKNYQFSLHRFLHQAKNEYKLSNLIYSMRREIADILKLEETCCVEINKIEKSVRVLDSEYVPHRTIETLFNHQLDTYKVGSIVQLEKHFGFVLSASADKMLILLCNYNGKENLNVDEVVWIETLCNYADLLLECSNQIEDLLKQLQEIKSLEHPPMWLARLMFKLSEKERTNLASDIHDGVLQDQIRLTRKFESYNERVKDEEMKDILNEIHEELLDHIYTIRETCNNLRPPFLYEVGLKQALLNLFKQINLKATFFFYYDIPERIVVPSIEHEQAIYRIVQELLSNAMKHSKSTNVTIRLFQKDDYLYLTYVDNGIGIKLDEVNYSYNTLGLSGIVTRIQSLNGEMSVESKPNLGLQILIKFKDN; encoded by the coding sequence ATGATAGCAAGAATGTGGAAATCTAAGTGGCAGTTGTTGATTCTATTATTTTCACTTATAGTTAGTGTTTATTTCGCTAGTTTAATAAAAGAATATCCTGAGATGGGTATATCTGTAAAAAAAGATTCTAACCAATATGTTATATATGACTTATCAAAATATAGTTGGGCAGGAAAAAGAGATTTCCAAATAGGAGATATTATAGAAAAAATTGATGACGAGTCACCATCTAAACATTTTACAGTTGGATCGTATCATTCAATTGAACAAGCGAAAAAAATCACATTAAATAGGAATGGGGAAATAAAAGAGTATGAGATAAAATATACACCTTATAGTAAGCAATTATTTTATCATTTGTTCATTCCAGTTGGGTTTTATGTAGTATGTTTTTTGATGGCATTCTATCTTTTAATGTTTGTTCCTGAAATGAATCGTAGTACCATTAATCTAGTATATTTTTTAATTTCTCTTGGTGTGAACTTTATTAGTATTATGGCTGTTGAAAGAGATGATATATTCTCTTTTATTGTGGCTTCAATTTCATTAGTATGTTCATTTACTTTCTTTATTCGGTTCATGATGTTGTATTTTTTGAATAATCAAATAAAGTTTTTGATACCAAAGCAATCAAAAGTTTTAAATGCAATATCGATATTCCTTATTATAGTGAGTATTTTCGTATATATAGAACATAATGAATGGGCTAATTTGTTTACGATCATTTTAAGTTTGATATTATTTTGTTGTACAGTATACCTTTTAGTAAGATTTTATTTTAAAAGTAAAAATAGTAGTTACATTAAATATTTAAAAATTATTATTATTAGTTTTTTTGTGTCGGCAACCCCATTTGTTTGTTTATATTTAATTCCAAATTTATATTATGGAGAAGAGTTTATAAGCAGTGAAACAACGGGGATTTTCTTTTTATTTATCCCAGTGTGCTTGTTTTATTTAGTAATTGCAGGGAAGTTGTTTAATTTTAGATTTATTATTCAGCGACTACCGCATTATATTATTTTATCTGTAGGGATTAACATATTTTTGGCAGTATTAACTATGGTAATTTTTGAAGAGAGTGAGGCAAGTCTATTAGAGTGGATAAAATTTAGAATTATTGCTATTATTATCTGTATTTGTTTTTTATATATTAAGGATTATATAGATTTTAAGTTGAGAAAAAGTTTATATCATCATCAAAAAAATTATCAATTCAGTTTGCATCGATTTTTACATCAAGCAAAAAATGAATATAAACTATCAAATTTAATTTATAGTATGCGAAGAGAAATAGCGGATATTTTAAAACTTGAAGAGACGTGCTGCGTAGAAATAAATAAAATTGAGAAGTCTGTCCGTGTTTTGGATAGTGAATATGTTCCTCACCGGACGATAGAAACGTTATTTAATCATCAACTAGATACCTACAAGGTTGGTTCCATCGTACAGTTAGAAAAACACTTTGGATTTGTTTTATCTGCTTCAGCAGATAAAATGCTTATTTTATTGTGTAATTATAATGGAAAAGAAAATTTAAATGTAGATGAAGTAGTTTGGATTGAAACATTATGTAATTATGCAGATTTATTATTAGAGTGTTCTAATCAAATTGAAGATTTATTAAAGCAATTACAGGAAATAAAAAGTTTAGAGCACCCACCCATGTGGTTGGCGAGACTTATGTTCAAACTATCGGAAAAAGAACGAACAAATCTTGCAAGTGATATACATGATGGAGTTTTGCAAGATCAAATACGTTTAACTAGAAAATTTGAGAGTTATAATGAACGTGTTAAAGATGAGGAAATGAAAGATATACTTAATGAAATACATGAAGAGCTATTAGATCATATTTATACAATTCGTGAAACATGTAATAATTTGAGGCCGCCATTTTTATATGAAGTAGGTTTAAAACAAGCACTACTGAATTTATTTAAGCAGATTAATTTAAAAGCGACCTTTTTCTTCTATTATGATATTCCTGAAAGAATTGTTGTGCCTAGTATTGAACATGAACAAGCGATTTATCGAATTGTACAGGAGCTATTAAGTAACGCGATGAAACATTCAAAATCGACAAATGTAACGATAAGATTATTTCAAAAAGATGATTATCTATATTTAACTTATGTAGATAATGGGATCGGTATTAAGTTAGATGAAGTAAACTATTCTTATAACACATTAGGTTTGTCTGGGATTGTCACTAGGATACAAAGTTTGAATGGAGAGATGTCTGTTGAATCAAAACCTAATCTTGGTTTGCAAATACTTATTAAATTTAAAGATAATTAG